In Nocardioides nitrophenolicus, the genomic window GGTGAAGGCCAGCCCGTTGTCGGCGACGGTGACGGCGGAGGCGACGACCAGCAGGGCGACGGCGAGGGCGGTCACCAGGGTGGAGCCGGCGGTGGCGGTGGCGGCCAGGCCGAGCAGGGCCATGGTGGCGGCGGCGAGGAGGGCGACGGCGCGCATCGGTCGCATCCGGCTGCCGACCAGGTCGGAGGCCCAGCCGGCGCCGATCCGGGCGGCGGCGCCGGCGACCTGGGTGCCGGCGACGACGAGTCCGGCGACGCCGGGCGACCAGCCGAGGTCGTCGACCAGCCAGGTCAGCCCGAAGGTCCAGACCAGGAACTGGGGGACGACGAGCAGCACGGAGGCGAGGTGGATCCGGGTGAGATAGCTGTCGGCGCGGTACGGGTTGGCGGCCGCCACCGCGGCGGCGCGGGGCGGGCGGGGCGGGTCGAGGACGACGAGGGCGACGAAGCCGGTCATCAGGATCGCGGCCGCGGTGGGCACCCACAGTCCCGGGCCGATGCCGTGGTGGTGGGCGATGACCGCGACCGTGCCGGCCGCCAGCCCGACGCCGAGCGGCTGCCCGGTCTGCCGGATCCCCATCGCGATGCCCCGGCGCTCCGGGGGGAACCAGCCCACGACGACCCGGCCGGAGGCGGAGTTCGTCGCGGCGGCGCCGATGCCGGCGAAGCACAGGGCGGCGGCCATCGGCCAGGGTGAGGCGAGCAGGGCCGCGACGCCGCCGCCGACGGCGGTCATCAGCAGCCCGGCCAGCAGCGCGAACCGCTCGCCGCGCCGGTCGACGACCAGCCCCCAGAGCACGAGCGTGAACATCATCCCGGTCATCGAGGCGGCCGCGACCAGGCCGGCCTCGGCCAGGCTCATGCCGTAGCCGCCGTCCGCGACCGGGCGGTGCAGCTCGGGGATCAGGAAGCTCGGCGCGGTCACCATCGCCGCCGTCGCGGCCTGTGCGCCGGTCCCGGCCGCCAGCATCGCCCAGCGGCGTGCCGGTGACACCGTCCGCGCCCCGGCGTCGGTCGGGGCAGCGGTCGAGGTCACCGGCTCAGTCAAGCACAGGTGTCCATTGAATGAGACGTCGATCTTGGAATGTGAGATCGCGGAATGACGCCGCATACCGAATTCTGGGGACAACTCCCGACCGCGGTCCCCGGGCCCGCTCGCGTCCCCGACCCTGGGTGTCCGGCGCGTTCTGGGGGGACGCGCCGCCGGACGAGGG contains:
- a CDS encoding MFS transporter, with product MTSTAAPTDAGARTVSPARRWAMLAAGTGAQAATAAMVTAPSFLIPELHRPVADGGYGMSLAEAGLVAAASMTGMMFTLVLWGLVVDRRGERFALLAGLLMTAVGGGVAALLASPWPMAAALCFAGIGAAATNSASGRVVVGWFPPERRGIAMGIRQTGQPLGVGLAAGTVAVIAHHHGIGPGLWVPTAAAILMTGFVALVVLDPPRPPRAAAVAAANPYRADSYLTRIHLASVLLVVPQFLVWTFGLTWLVDDLGWSPGVAGLVVAGTQVAGAAARIGAGWASDLVGSRMRPMRAVALLAAATMALLGLAATATAGSTLVTALAVALLVVASAVTVADNGLAFTAVAERAGPFWSGRALGLQNTAQHLAAVAVPPVAGLTITAWGYGAAYALAAALPLLAVLVVPVAGERQVS